A stretch of the Streptomyces sp. NBC_01428 genome encodes the following:
- a CDS encoding mechanosensitive ion channel family protein, translated as MENVLRPVIVVGGSVVLALLIGWSVDLLLRRVDDRHRETSLWGLLRRGRIPFQLVLFAALLRGSFDQAKLLMEHRVGIGRTLTLILIGAAAWLVVSVTTAIVDTSYSRYANAHRDPARVRRVRTQVALIQRVVTAVVGVVAVSAMLLTFPAMRAAGASLLASAGILGIVAGVAAQSTLSNLFAGLQIAFGDMVRLGDTVVVDGEWGTVEEITLTFLTVRTWDERRITMPVSYFTSKPFENWSRGTPQMTGIVFLHLDHSAPVEAMRGKLRDILRECPAWDGRDYGLAVTDTTPNTLQVRALVTAKDADDIWTVRVTVREQMMRWLTEQHPYALPRVNTAEAVLTPGQGRRAGHEDRDGADGGDGVPSRLHRSRYSYSFANAYSKEPPRTGPGRG; from the coding sequence ATGGAGAACGTACTGCGCCCGGTGATCGTCGTCGGCGGCTCGGTCGTGCTCGCACTGCTCATCGGGTGGTCCGTGGACCTCCTGTTGCGTCGGGTGGACGACCGGCACAGAGAGACCTCCCTGTGGGGTCTGCTCCGCCGTGGCCGCATCCCCTTCCAGCTGGTCCTGTTCGCGGCACTGCTCAGAGGCTCCTTCGACCAGGCGAAGCTGCTGATGGAGCACCGCGTCGGCATCGGCAGAACCCTGACCCTGATCCTCATCGGTGCCGCCGCCTGGCTGGTCGTGAGCGTCACGACGGCGATCGTGGACACCTCGTACTCGCGCTACGCGAACGCGCACCGCGATCCGGCGCGGGTGCGCCGGGTCCGGACCCAGGTCGCGCTGATCCAGCGCGTGGTCACCGCCGTCGTCGGCGTGGTCGCCGTCTCCGCGATGCTGCTGACCTTCCCCGCGATGCGGGCGGCGGGCGCCTCGCTGCTGGCCTCGGCCGGAATCCTCGGCATCGTCGCCGGTGTCGCCGCCCAGTCCACGCTGTCGAACCTCTTCGCCGGACTGCAGATCGCCTTCGGCGACATGGTGCGGCTCGGCGACACCGTGGTCGTCGACGGCGAGTGGGGCACCGTCGAGGAGATCACCCTGACCTTCCTCACGGTGCGGACCTGGGACGAGCGCCGGATCACCATGCCGGTGTCGTACTTCACGTCCAAGCCGTTCGAGAACTGGTCCCGAGGCACTCCGCAGATGACCGGGATCGTCTTCCTGCACCTCGACCACTCCGCCCCGGTGGAGGCGATGCGCGGGAAGCTGCGCGACATCCTGCGCGAGTGCCCGGCCTGGGACGGCCGCGACTACGGTCTCGCCGTCACCGACACGACGCCCAACACACTGCAGGTCCGCGCTCTGGTCACCGCGAAGGACGCGGACGACATCTGGACGGTACGGGTCACGGTCCGCGAGCAGATGATGCGCTGGCTGACCGAACAGCACCCCTACGCGCTGCCCCGGGTCAACACCGCCGAGGCGGTGCTCACGCCCGGCCAGGGACGCCGCGCCGGGCACGAGGACCGGGACGGCGCGGACGGCGGGGACGGCGTGCCGTCCCGCCTGCACCGCAGCCGCTACTCGTACTCGTTCGCCAACGCGTACTCCAAGGAGCCGCCCAGGACGGGTCCCGGCCGGGGGTGA
- a CDS encoding dienelactone hydrolase family protein encodes MDIMLFHSTYGLRPAVRAAADRLRAAGHEVWTPDLFEGRTFDTVEEGMAFNEEIGKVELLKRAVLAAAPYSDRGLVYAGFSLGASVAQTLALGDEKARGLLLLHGTSDIAETASVDDLPVQLHVAEPDQFETDDWLSAWYLQMQRAGADVEVYRYAGAGHLYTDPDLPDYDAQAAEATWKVALGFIDSL; translated from the coding sequence ATGGACATCATGCTTTTCCACTCGACGTACGGTCTGCGCCCCGCGGTGCGCGCGGCGGCGGACCGGCTGCGGGCCGCGGGACACGAGGTGTGGACGCCCGACCTCTTCGAGGGGCGCACCTTCGACACCGTGGAGGAGGGCATGGCCTTCAACGAGGAGATCGGCAAGGTCGAGCTGCTCAAGCGCGCCGTGCTGGCCGCCGCGCCCTACTCCGACCGGGGCCTGGTCTACGCGGGCTTCTCCCTCGGAGCCTCCGTCGCGCAGACCCTGGCCCTCGGCGACGAGAAGGCCCGCGGGCTGCTCCTGCTGCACGGCACGTCGGACATCGCGGAGACCGCTTCGGTGGACGACCTGCCCGTCCAGCTCCATGTCGCCGAGCCCGACCAGTTCGAGACCGACGACTGGCTGAGCGCCTGGTACCTCCAGATGCAGAGAGCCGGCGCCGACGTGGAGGTCTACCGCTACGCGGGCGCCGGCCACCTCTACACCGACCCCGACCTCCCCGACTACGACGCCCAGGCGGCCGAGGCCACCTGGAAGGTGGCACTCGGCTTCATCGACAGTCTGTAG
- a CDS encoding GNAT family N-acetyltransferase codes for MTGADGTAAGSPATPGTSYVVRVAEEATDREACFRVRKDVFVGEQGVPEDIEYDAYDAGALHVLAVREDGVPLGTGRLLHGEAAAAKTGGDPAVGSLGRLAVTREARGLGVGAALVGAIERAAHARGLTAVDLHAQTHALGFYERLGYAAYGPEFPDAGIPHRAMRKAL; via the coding sequence GTGACGGGCGCGGATGGGACGGCGGCGGGTTCCCCGGCGACCCCGGGCACCTCGTACGTGGTGAGGGTCGCCGAGGAGGCGACCGACCGCGAGGCCTGCTTCAGGGTCCGCAAGGACGTCTTTGTCGGTGAGCAGGGCGTACCGGAGGACATCGAGTACGACGCGTACGACGCCGGCGCCCTGCATGTGCTGGCGGTCCGCGAGGACGGCGTACCGCTCGGCACCGGGCGGCTCCTGCACGGCGAGGCGGCCGCGGCGAAGACCGGCGGGGACCCGGCCGTGGGTTCCCTCGGACGGCTCGCCGTGACGCGCGAGGCGCGCGGGCTCGGCGTGGGCGCGGCGCTCGTCGGAGCCATCGAGCGGGCCGCACACGCGCGGGGCCTGACCGCTGTCGACCTGCACGCCCAGACCCACGCCCTCGGCTTCTACGAACGGCTCGGATACGCGGCCTACGGCCCGGAGTTCCCCGACGCCGGAATCCCGCACCGCGCGATGCGCAAGGCCCTGTGA
- a CDS encoding Na+/H+ antiporter, whose product MDQLALLFVLLLGAVISVPVGDRLGLPSPVLMTLLGIALALPKFVPNVDIPPELILPALLPPLLYAAVRRTSWRQFAANLRPIFLLAVALVFVTTLVVAAVASSIVPGLPIAAAIALGALVAPPDPVAATAVAGQLGLPRRLVSILEGEGLFNDVTAIVLYHVAIAAAVSGTFSPWRAGLDLVLSAVVAVVIGVALGWATNKLMTLLDDTTLQIGLTLLVPFASYVLAEELHGSGVLAVLTTALFLSEYATDADDVMTRLAGSTVWDVVDTLVTGVAFGLIGLELHNALRTAAGRWGEMLGWAGAIVAVVVLVRLAWLLPATWLTKRLHAKRDYDEEIPTSWRETVVMWWAGMRGVASVALALAIPLEMDDGSPFPDRDEIVFIAFGVIMATLLIQGLTLPWLVRKLGVRADEDVEKAFEKELALRAAKAAKKRLREIEDAEELPEEVSEQLLRRAFEIGVRISPDLGDEERREGHEKRVRRIKRMRRIQAEMMSAARHEVLSARSEPGADPEIVDRVLRHLDVRSLR is encoded by the coding sequence GTGGATCAGTTGGCCCTGCTGTTCGTGCTGTTGCTCGGGGCCGTGATCAGCGTCCCGGTGGGAGACCGGCTCGGGCTGCCCTCGCCGGTCCTCATGACGCTGCTCGGCATCGCCCTGGCCCTGCCCAAGTTCGTCCCGAACGTGGACATCCCGCCGGAGCTGATCCTGCCCGCGCTGCTGCCGCCGCTGCTGTACGCGGCGGTGCGGCGGACCTCGTGGAGACAGTTCGCTGCCAACCTGCGGCCGATCTTCCTGCTCGCCGTGGCCCTGGTGTTCGTCACCACGCTCGTCGTGGCGGCCGTCGCCAGCTCCATCGTGCCCGGCCTGCCGATCGCCGCCGCCATCGCGCTCGGCGCGCTCGTGGCACCTCCCGACCCGGTCGCGGCGACCGCCGTCGCCGGTCAGCTCGGCCTGCCCCGCCGGCTGGTGTCGATCCTGGAGGGGGAGGGGCTCTTCAACGACGTGACGGCCATCGTGCTGTACCACGTCGCCATCGCCGCCGCGGTCAGCGGGACCTTCTCGCCCTGGCGGGCCGGCCTGGACCTGGTGCTGTCCGCGGTCGTCGCCGTCGTCATCGGCGTCGCGCTGGGCTGGGCGACGAACAAGCTGATGACCCTGCTCGACGACACCACGCTGCAGATCGGCCTGACCCTGCTGGTGCCGTTCGCCTCGTACGTGCTGGCCGAGGAACTGCACGGCTCCGGCGTGCTCGCGGTGCTCACCACCGCCCTGTTCCTGTCGGAGTACGCGACCGACGCCGACGACGTCATGACCCGGCTCGCCGGTTCCACCGTCTGGGACGTGGTCGACACGCTCGTCACCGGGGTCGCCTTCGGCCTCATCGGGCTCGAACTGCACAACGCGCTCCGCACGGCGGCCGGGCGGTGGGGCGAGATGCTCGGCTGGGCCGGTGCGATCGTGGCCGTGGTCGTGCTGGTCCGCCTCGCCTGGCTGCTGCCCGCGACCTGGCTGACCAAGCGGCTGCACGCCAAGCGGGACTACGACGAGGAGATCCCCACGTCCTGGCGGGAGACCGTGGTGATGTGGTGGGCCGGGATGCGGGGAGTGGCGTCCGTCGCCCTCGCCCTCGCCATCCCGCTGGAGATGGACGACGGTTCACCGTTCCCCGACCGCGACGAGATCGTCTTCATCGCCTTCGGGGTGATCATGGCCACGCTGCTGATCCAGGGACTCACGCTGCCGTGGCTGGTCAGGAAGCTCGGGGTGCGGGCCGACGAGGACGTCGAGAAGGCCTTCGAGAAGGAGCTGGCGCTGCGGGCCGCGAAGGCGGCGAAGAAGCGGCTCCGGGAGATCGAGGACGCGGAGGAGCTCCCGGAGGAGGTCTCCGAGCAGCTGCTGCGCCGGGCCTTCGAGATCGGGGTGCGGATCAGCCCCGACCTGGGGGACGAGGAGCGGCGCGAGGGGCACGAGAAGCGCGTCCGGCGGATCAAGCGGATGCGGCGCATCCAGGCGGAGATGATGAGCGCGGCCCGGCACGAGGTGCTGTCCGCGCGCAGCGAGCCCGGGGCGGATCCGGAGATCGTGGACCGGGTCCTGCGGCATCTCGACGTACGCAGCCTGCGCTGA